The segment ACTATGACGTCACGACTACATCCAGAAATTTACGGCAACAGCAACAAGCattaatgttttacaatacaatattgagCGATATGGCGCGACTTGATTAACTAGGCAAGATCCTACACGAGCAATTCTATATCGCTCGCTATGGACAACATCGTTCTTGCTGCGGCGGCTTGTAgcgcatttttattattaatcaaaaacaaaaaagaaagtaaaggAATAGGCGTATCTGGGTGCGATCGTTTTTGGCAAAGAGGCCGCAATTTTcattgtgtaaataattagatgatatattattcaaaaattttactaaaatgtcACGAATAGACTTTGAATTACTTTTGAATAGCCCATTAATTACGAAACAGACGACCAATAGAGAGAACCAATTTCTGCATCAACAAGACTTGCTTTAACACTTCGATTTCTGGATTAGATAACCGAGGATTCATACAAAAGTTTAATGTCTGTAAATCTGTTTAGAATTTCTGATAGTTGCATTGCACTATTCGTACCCACTGTATGCAGAGCTATCGCAGAAGTTCTTCGCGAATTCTACTTCCACCCGACTTCTCGCTCTCCCCGTGGAACCAAGACGGCGAGCCGCAAAACAAACAAGTGCAATcgagatagataaaaaattgCCTGGAATTTCCAAGCCCAATGGATATTCGGCAATTCGTATCCGCGACATTGAGAGATACTATGAAATGTCTGGAGCAAAGAAACAATATCGCCGAAATACTTGCCgcaatttattgaaattgctCCATATTGCCCCACTAATATGCTCCAGATCGGTCCATTCGCCTAGCATTTATTGCCCTCGTGTAAGCGCACCTCAAAATGCGTAACTTATCAATATGTAACCCCATACTCCTGTTATTGACACCGTTCACCATTACTTTGTCTTTGGAAGacggttaatttttttttttaatgcagtatgtattgtttaataaaataatatttctatgtatatcctaattaggtatattatgttTACGCAGTGGGTGTATAATCAATCGGGTGCAATTAACCAATCCGCGTCATGGACACGACATGGGACACGAATAATACCAAGTGCTCTGAAACGGTTAACTACCGCCATatgatgacaaaaaaaatacttttaaaaatgtaaacgaaatcaatatataaggttctttttgtaatgacatatgatgataataataataactgcgGACCGCAACGCTAAAAATTTAGAAACATATTCGTTAGACTGTCGTTGTGAGAGGCAGTAAGTatctaaaaattaacttaaattcGAATCTATATTCAATATCAATCGATCAatcaatcatcaatacatttaataaaacagtaaaaaagttGTGTCTGTAGgaacatttaatataattccaaaaaaataatttgtaagacATGTAGAGAATGTAGAGACAGTAgtagaataagaattttgaaaaaacttatgtctgtatgtacacgctaatctccggatctattgaaattgaatactggatttgaatgaaacttttttggtatttttgctattaagcctgggcaacatatagggtataaatgattttgaaaactggaacacctgatagagaacaatgatggtacagctaaactataggaaaaatagaaatgacgccttaacaaaagtggTTCAGCCTGATAagcatttcctgttgatgcataaaaatctggaatacctgaagaagagtcttAATTatctataggaaatatagttgttcagtctgataggcaccttctgtatgtataggtatcccTAAGCTATGActtgtacaattaaatttctttaataattttaacttaccTTGACCTTACCAAAAACTGTTCGACCATGCGAatgaagtcgcgggcatcagctagtaaataataaatgtaaacattaaAGCAAATAGCATCGAAAGAAAACATACCATCTATATTCCCACCAAAACTCCAAATGTTGAAATACACAAAATGACGTGCGTCCGTGCTTGCGTTCATTGCAGTCGGCCCTAGAAAGGTGAGCCCTACGAGCATTGTGAAACAGTGGTCGGGGAAATGAATATGCTTTTCTTTACAAAACATGAATAGGACTTTAGGTGTGAAACCAGGGAGATAGTCCCAGCAGGCGCGGCGCGGAGATGCATTcaagagataaaaaataattgaagtcgGACTTAGTCCGGCGCCCTGCAGCCATCTAACCAGACATAcgcattttctttttcaaatcaGATTTGTtggtttaatattatatatgataatGCGAAcgtttgtaaattatttaggaAAGCCACGATTTTCGACAAAATCAAATACGAAATTTTTTATGGTCGATCTCAGTTTGATTTTGGAAGTAAGTTACAAATCAAAACgagaattatttgtttatatcaaATGCTAGTTTGACACTCACACCACTATATGcacaatgaatatttttacaatattcagattaattttttgacattgtcGTGAGTGCACATTGctcatgcaaaatttcatgattttagGTCACCTGGTAACTGAGATTCTCTCGTGAAATCCCAATATGTGCGGCATCCACCATATGATCGCAATTTTCTTACGAATTTAACTGTAACTTCACCGCTGATAGAGACCGGACAACCGAGTACCTATTTGACATAAATTTGAAACCTGTAAGCGTGTGCGTGCTTGAAATgaatcatgtttattttttaaagtacagaATTTTACAAATGGTTGAACTTGTCAGTGGAATTTGGAATAATAAGTCGCAATCGTGGGAGCGTGAACGAGGCTGTGGATAACACTACCCCACGCCGCCCGTAGTCCGCTGAGGATCCCACGACTTGCCACGTCTGGACCCGATCTCACGTCATAACTGCACTTCACATTTCTATACACGTTGCTGTTGCAACTGATATTACAAATTGTTTCCATGGGTACTTGAAAAGTATTCAACTCAAATATGTCACGAGAGGCTTTGGTATTAGTTAAGTTAAAAGTagaattaaacattttgttaaatttaaacgtTTATTAATGCGGTCTGCTGTGGACTCCCACAGCAGACCGCATCAATAAACGTGCCGATTTGTCAATTATTTTTGGCTAATTtctttaaagattttataagtttatctTTGTCCTTAACTTTTCAGACATGTTGCCGGGAAAGTCCGGTAGTCCTCAGCCTGAAGGCTTGAAGGATAAAAAGCCGATACCAGGGATTCCCCGGGTGGCTCCCACCACGAAGGATAATGCCCCGGTCCATATCGACGTGGGAGGCACCATCTACACTTCTTCGCTTGAGACTCTGAACGCGTAAGTGACGCTGTATCATGAAATTATATCTGAAAACTAAAATGACTTTCTCCGACATCTTAATTCGAACAGTGACAAAGGATTCAATAAGAAAATCTGAATTCGGGTGTTGCTATGTGAACCATATTAACTAAACCTTTTCAAATAGTAATATCTCTTCTAGTCATCATCCACACGTCGCGCGTTTGGGTTCGTGCTAGGAATTTTGAACTTATAAAGCTCATGCTTGTGTAACTATATAAATGGTATAATGCACGTACTATGATTGTAAATAAGTTCGTTTTATCTGTGCTGAGCATGTTATACCGTAGCGAAGCTGGCGGCGTCATCGCCGCGGGCGCTGCGGGCAAGCCACGGCGCCCACCCCGGCGCCGCCCCCTCATACGGCCACAACCCCCAGGGCCCGCGCTTTTAATCAACTCGCGCGAGggcatgaaaatatatttcttgccAATTGCACACCTCGTGTTATCTCACGCAACCGTTACGTTTTctctgcaataaaaatatagcttcGATGTATTTGCGACTTACTCCAGAGCATCGAATAAGTGAAATGAGAAATGCCGTTTGAATCTTGATTGACTTTGAAGGAGCATTACTTCTAGctttaattagttttaggGTACGCAACGTCACAATCATTATAATcatttcatagtcgtattcctcatggctgagtgtcgtggtcattacgtggaattaaacacacataacaactttcttggtattattaatggagtggtttgccattgccttctccatttcacacacaagttaatacaaccagtgtgcaggttttctcacgatgatttccttcaccggaatattgatttatttacaagagACTCGATCCGACCTTCGTTCGGTCGTGGTTTATCTATTTGGGTCTTTCTTGCCCGTGGTGCACCGTGGGTCATGacatttcttttgtttcatgACAATGAAATATGCCAATAGCTAGATCACAATCATTTGAAAAATGGTTGTCATGGATGTAGCACGAGTCAAAACCTAATAGGTTCCATAGGCAGCGACAGCATTTTCAATGAAGTTTGAGGTCAGACGGTGAAAGcagttattttatgttaactcCCGAGCTTCGCGGCGTGACAGCCGCGCGACAGAAAGAAGCGTTGATAAGAGAGAAATGATTTGACAAGTTGTGTCTGTTTACAGCTACCCTGAGTCACGCCTGGGAAAGATGTTCAACGGGACGATCCCCATTGTGCTGGACACCCTGAAGCAGCACTACTTCATCGACCGCGACGGCGCGATGTTCCGCCACATCTTGAACTATCTGCGCAATAGGAAGTTGCTATTACCAAGCGACTTTAACGAGGTCAATTTGCTGCTGCAAGAAGCCACTTTCTTTGAACTGGAGAGTAAGTTTTATACTGGGTTTCGGAATAAACTTCGCCTGTCGGTGGTATACTTAGCAAGTCATCAAAAGAGACAATGTTCATTATTaccgaaataaattattcgtctgaatttttaaatatatttcagacaTGATTAGCGAGCTGGGCGATTACAAGCAAATTGCTGATGTGGAGGACTCGAGTGTCAAGTGGATCAGTGCCTCTACCGAGAGGCTGAAGGCAGAGACTGTGCTGTTGTTTAAGAAGAGGGACATCGATCGGCAGGACGAGTGGTCTTGAAATGAGGTAGTATGAAATgaggtataataaaaaagaccGGAAAGGTTTCTTTGGCATCTGGATCTGGAACTCGTTGTAAAATGGTGGTATTTGtgacagatttttatttttattttcagggcCGTCCGCGTCGTTCTTGCCGTGGACCCCCAGCCAAGAAACGCTATTAAGCGTGTCAATGAAATCAATGGccctcattttatttattaagtacgtcaaaataatgttatttgaatatgttaattaaaaatatactggCTACATGCTTCAATGTTAATTTGGTACAAGCtaattttgagatgaaaaGGGAAATCTTGTTATGGAAGCATCATTTGGTGCTTTGGTGTGATAatgaaattactaaaataaaaccgtttaaaatttcttatcGAATATCAGAAGATGGTTAAAATtggtcaaaatttgaaaaaaaattcagtacttgttttatttacttattataataggtagttattgcaaataaaatttggttttCGCTGTCGATGTTCCACTGgccattgatttatttatccgTAGTGGATAGATGTTGTCGTAGATTTTTGCCGtttcaatattaatgtttCTGTAATTAGTTGTTTCAAATAGttaatagtttatttgatagagtaaacaaaattattgagGGTAGATGCccttaaaaaaatccttagcacttgatttttttttagtaaaaacgCTGAATTATGATTGAATGTATCTATAATCGActtgatttttatacctcCTTGGACGTCACTTAGTAAGGAATAAAAAACCATTTCAAACTTCttcaatttattctttttttgtttttggttcgattagacaataatatatttatttagtgtctAATCGCACTTTCTTTTTGGCAACTACCCGTAATGATTGTTTTGTTAGTTTAGAAACCTGCATAGtcaaataaatcttatattgGTACCGTACAGGATGTGCCAGGCTTAAACGCGTTGGTTCTTAACTAAAtctcaatattttgttaatttttattattaagatttaaatacaCCTATAGGTAATAAAACGTTTAGAATGGTATAGAGGCTTGTGGCTGAGTGGGTTGTAGTGAAATGAAGTGAATGTTTTTATATGGAATGTGAACCTTAAGGGGttacattgtatttataataatttgtaatattacttttgtaagaataaattttgtagCAAAAAGGGGTAGGTCAttgttaattgaaaatgtaaagtgatattaaattatcatcataGTGTAAGCTACGTGTGGCGACTGTAATGGACATGGAGCAGTTCGAATTACAAAGTAAATCGGCAGAATATCAAAAGACATTATATTCCTTTGTCTGtgatttaataattgtaagtCTTTTATAAACGGTAGGGAGAGTTTAAACCTGGAACGAGGAAATTGGCCATCCTGTATGTtcaattttatagaaaatccACCCTCTcggaatttatttaatgattgaGAGAAGAATCTCCTTGCACTTGCACGAACAGGACCTTGGAAGCAATGAAGAACGCGAAAAAGAAGAACTGAAGAATGTAACGAATGTAGTGTGTTAACAGGAGAAAGcaatgtaaatgtaatgtttgaATCTTACCTTTTCTAAGATTTTTATCTAGCCTACGATCGactttgatattataaacattgaaGAAGATTCTAATATTAGGCATGCTATAAGTCCTACTTTGTAAACACCTAATAAGTAAACTAAGGCACCTacttagaataaaaattgtaattgtattctgaaattcatcaaaagggatcatgtttttaaattatctgttAATAACTACTTGTGTTGTTATCCAGGTACTCAATGTAATAGATTTTACGGATAGACTTTACTTTTGAAATTGTAATTCATATTAGAAATAGATGATGGGATGATATATACCTACTGATGGTTTCTAAAGAACCGAAAACAGGCTGCTCGTCAGAGGTTTGTAGAAAACTAAAAAGGAAGGTAGGCCTTTGGGAACTTGAGACAACTGGacaggttaataaaaaacacattaaaatacCCTTGTCAAGAATACGATATTCAACCTATTTGATTCGCTGGAAAGCAGAGTCGatgattttaatttcgaaTGTCTCAATTACCGGTCGTGTCGAAAGGAAATAACACTAAATTCAGGGTGGatgtattttgtgaaaattgacattttacctacttataagTAGATAATGTTATGAACGTAATAAAAGTGGCCTAAATTGCATTTATGTCgtaagaaaaattataaaagtgatATAAAAGACATTCCATAGAAATAGGTTACTTATTTTTCTCATGAAAAATACTTGGAAAATAGCATCAttcacattataatttttcatacaacgACTTTCAGATACTTtcatgattataataaatgttagcTGTGTATTGATTCCACAGATTAATGGAAATCAAATGTATGTCgtcatttaaatgttttggTGTTCAATAAAACAGTAATACTTACTGAcgaataacatttatttctacaTCAACCCACATAATGCTTTACAAAACGCGTTAAGATTGCAGAAAGACGCAAGGTCTATTTTCAAAGATATAATATGGGGAAccatattatgtcaaaaatattgcaaatttatttCGCTTGCTCGTAATGTTTTTGGTGATATAAACATTTACGGATACACCCCGAAATTCGGCTACATCTAGGTCTTGGTAAAAGTCTAGCCGAACATAAGCCGGCTACACCTAGGTCTGATCAGTGGAGACCTACTGCACCTAGGTCTAGCTGGCTAAATCCGGCTACAGCTAACAAGCCACAGGGTTCGGGGTTGGCCGTTGCATatacacaataaaaagttgtctaaagtaaaatatttttgataataattgcTAAGGGGCCTCAGTTTATCACGTGatgttttttaacatttttaacccCCCTTAAAACACCCCCCCCATTCAAAAtcacatgtatttttaatacctacaaataatgttatttttaaaaagattatgtttaaatacggtaataaattacataatgatAGTATCACACATACTTCAAAGCTTTTCGGTTTAGAAATCGCGCATTTgacgatataataaatacacgtGATATTTTACTACACCCCCTCCCCTTCTTTCAAGCCACACGTGATTAATGAACGACCCCTCAAGCCAATACATGATCATTGATCACAGTacctattttttgtttttctgtgtttataaaaattaaaatttaattgaatataaagGCTTAACAtttaatggaaaataaaagaatgtaAAAATCGATTTGGCGTAATTacatatctattattttaattagtaccTAAGTAAGTACTACGAATTTCATtcaggaataaaaatatacataaaaaggAGATTTAGGTTGGAAAATGTcttctaaaaacaataaataaatagcaataGACATAAAGATTCAAGAAGGTACTGAAATTATTGAGAATTTTTTTAGTGACGTTATGCtacgtatataaaaatattggtttttgTTCGGATCAAATCatattgcgtagtttttgTTGCACATTAGCagagtaaatattaaagtaaaatatatttcaaacgTTCTATcgtatttaataagtaatttgaaCGGGGATCAAAAGAGAAGCGTATCTCGGTATCATCATCAATacgtatattaaaattgaagaaaggccaaatttgtaaattggatatattttttaaattctttatggaatatacttagttgaTATAGATggcgaaaatatagttttagagatttttgtcagtctgtctgtctgtaaatttggtatgtaggtacgtaatataccgggttaacatcttagttagatacatttcatcccggtaaatagtcaggttcccgtaggataattgaagaactaattatgaattaaaatttcctcggaatcccgggttaacatcttatagacgaTGGAAAATAAGGAggcctgtaggaaaattaaaataacaatccacggagacgatttactttaaaattttgtagtaaggtgtaaacagaatgtAAACAAACTTCTGATAGtctaatatagatataattagaaggtatcaattttcaatttaattttgttatattgtagttttgaacataaagataatagatggcgccaccaagacttttaaaacgcgctatggtttcgctcaaacataatgtatatatattgtaggtgagcactaagagaggatttttggaaattctccGAGatgggtgaaaggggtgacaaactgtaaatatgaaaggtCCACACTATTGAAGTTAGTGATTTGAAAATTTCGATTTTGcttgtttacaataaagtaatgaacacgtgtttcagatttttctgaaaattaaaccCTCAACCTCTTCAAAAGGGgcattaatacaattttcaagataaaaagctgaaaattggcacacttattttttgtagtaaataatagtaatagtaaatacaaaaaaaaatatttacgtttgtggttaataataaaccgggacgtaaaacgtcgattttgttatgaaattcacgcgggcgaagccgcgggcaaaagctagttattaataaatctataaactGGCATAGAAATAGGGATGTTTGCCACGTCCTAATTGTTTGACTACCATGCGTAGACTAACGTCAAAGCTCCATTCACTTTCTGCGTTGTGTCGTTGGACGTCAACCTGTGACGTCAATGCAATGGAGGACGACGGAGTGCAATGGAGCCGGGCTCCAAAATGAATGCATGCTCCAAGAGAATGtacattttacacattttagtACGCAGCCAGTTAAACGTTCTTAAACGCCTTCTAAATGTGGGTAATGACAAagatatctatatacatacctacactaaataattatataactgcACATGCACATAGAATAATATGTttctaagatttttatttagccTACGAGCGACTTTCATATTAAACACTGAAGAAGATTCTAATATTAGGCATGCTATAAGTCCTACTTCGTAAACATCTAATAAGTATACTAAGGTacttagaataaaaattgtaattgtattctGAAATTCATGGGTTTGTATTCTGAAATTCAAAAGGAatcatgtttttaaattatctgttAATAACTACTTATGTTATTATCCAGGTACTCATTGTAATAGATTTTACGGATAGAAAAATATAGGCAGAGtgttacaaatataacattgACAGACACCCTACAACTAATTTGTGATTTTGAGCATTTGTTACTTGTCTCTAGATTCGGGTAACTcgtatgagaaataaaaataaatgagataCTCGGTAGGCATCTCCATTATAATGAACTTTACATCTCGTATATATAAGtgcattttgaattaaattcattataaatcaaaattaaattatacaaaaggACCTACGTAAATGTTACCCACAGCTGTGTCCATGGTAGCTTGTATTTATCCACGGAACATTAACTATATCTGTTCCAAGTTTCATCACAATCGGCCAAATGTTGAGGCATAAAAGCgtgatagacagacagatagacaaccTCTAacatctataataaatatggatTAGGTCGTGGAaatgtatctatctatataacaTTACAGACACTTCGTTTTTAAATGGCATTATTATAGGGAATAGACAACTCTCTgacacatatatatttttaataatattatagagtaACATCAATATAATGATATCATTTTGGATTTGATTATAACCTAAGTAGTTACGAGTTGTTACAATTAGATTAACAGAAAACCTCAAATATCAAACCTACAAATGCTGAATTAACTAGATACTTAAGAATAATCTAACCTATGATCAatcattataacaatattcaGTCTTACATACatctgaatataaaataactaatatattaaacattcacattgaaatattataaatgaaaataatgaaaaaattactaaaataaacaagttttaattCATACATATTTGATCTGAAGgggattatatatatatacaaaatgtaataattctGACTAGGCTgtcatcataaaaatatcgacATTTCACGCACTTACTTCATAATCTTCTACTCATGATGAAACATCGATAATATGGGCTTCTAATATTATGGACAAAAAGCTTTTAAGTGCATGATTTTATGACATTCTTACCAAATACAAAACGCGTATGGCAGctcatataacatttttatggttATGTAAATTGATAACATTTAATGATAGGTACATCTACATAACTCATTCAagctaataatattgattaacATAGCGCCTAACTACCTccactaaaattattttaaacaagcttaaattatataacaatgcAATGTGGTGAGTCAAGAATGggaaatgatttaaataacaaacaacgAAAACGGGTCTAAATCAATaagttatatatgtataccaaaaatgtatttataaaatcaggAATCACTGACACACATactttactaaataatatgcTAGTGACTACAATAAACCCGCAATTTAGATAATCAGAAAAGGCTGGTTGACGTGACTTACAATATGCttattaactatttttgattatataatttaaaataaatagagatCTCTGGATGACAACATTGCGATTTCCATCAAAGAGCTGTTAGCTAGTAGGAAACGCTTTGtcgttttatatatgtaatggaGCACAAAAGACAGGACCAAAGGGGGGTCATGGTTGTTTAGGTGACGTGGTCGTCATTGGGGCCGTCGTCGATGGCACCAAGTATGTCTTGCACCTCCTTCGAGATCTGCAAATACACTGTTATTATTGCAAGCGAAATagctatataattattatataaagctATTAATGTAACTATTATTGTGGTGTCCaatgaaatctttatttttaaactagccTTTTAGATTATAGTTGTGTGTCTCACTGCTGGAAAATCTCCATATTTTCCTACACGTCTCTCTCTAATGCtgtttctgaaataaaaatcgaatGCTGTCACTTAACTTTGTGTGACTCAAACGACTGTTTTGTGCATTATTCAAATCcgtgtattaatttaaatacgaaTGTTAGAGCGAATAATGGGCTCTAAATTGAATTCTTGTGGGACTATGACTACTCATAGTATTTTCAAGAGACAGTCGAAAGATTAAAAAATCAGCTTACCAATAAATCTGGGAAAGAAGGATCTATAATAGTCTGCTCCAGGGAATCTATCGCACTATCGATCTGTGAGAACGATGTGTTAAgcactgaaaataaattaaatgtacttaatGCATATTCCttcgataatttatttaatattctccGTG is part of the Plodia interpunctella isolate USDA-ARS_2022_Savannah chromosome Z, ilPloInte3.2, whole genome shotgun sequence genome and harbors:
- the twz gene encoding BTB/POZ domain-containing protein Tiwaz yields the protein MLPGKSGSPQPEGLKDKKPIPGIPRVAPTTKDNAPVHIDVGGTIYTSSLETLNAYPESRLGKMFNGTIPIVLDTLKQHYFIDRDGAMFRHILNYLRNRKLLLPSDFNEVNLLLQEATFFELENMISELGDYKQIADVEDSSVKWISASTERLKAETVLLFKKRDIDRQDEWS